From the genome of Burkholderia pyrrocinia:
AGGCAAGCCCGTCCAGGAATCGAAGTCGCTGCTCGCCGAGAGCACGACGAAGAGCCCGGCCGGCAAGGCTGCCGCGGCCCCGAAGGCATCGGGCGCGAGCGTGAAGCCGGTTTCCGCACCGAAGCCTGCGTCGGCGCCGAAGTAAGCGCCGGCCGGCATCCGACGGGCCATCGCGGGAAGACCGCGATGGCCCGTTTTTCATGTGCGCCTAGTGTAGTGTTCGGTGCTAAGCGGTGCTGATGTGCCAGCGGATTCGTGCTCGTGGCAAGGCGCAAACCGCAGCGATGCCCAGTGGCATCGCGAGGATTTGCAACGCAGCCACGGGCGCGAAGGCGCAGCACATCAGTGCCGATTAGCGCCGAACACTGCACTAGAATACGCAGATACGTCCGCGCCGCCGCCGGCGGCATGCTTCGCCCGATCTCCCCATGAACGACGATCAACTCCTCCGCTACTCCCGCCACATCCTCGTCGACGAAATCGGCATCGAGGCGCAGCAGCGCTTTCTCGACGCGCACGCGATCGTCGTCGGCGCGGGCGGCCTCGGCTCGCCCGCCGCGATGTACCTCGCGGCATCGGGAGTCGGCACGATCACGCTGGTCGACGCCGATACGGTCGACCTCACGAACCTGCAGCGGCAGATCCTGCACGTGACGGCATCGGTCGGCCGCAGCAAGGTCGAATCGGGGCGCGACGCGCTCGCGCAACTGAACCCCGAGGTGAAGGTGAACGCGGTCGCGGAGCGCGTCGACGACGCGTGGCTCGACGCCCACGTGCCACGCGCGACCGTCGTGCTCGACTGCACCGACAACTTCGCGACGCGGCATGCGATCAACCGCGCGTGCGTCGCGCACGGCGTGCCGCTCGTGTCGGGCGCCGCGCTGCGCTTCGACGGCCAGATCAGCACGTTCGATTTCCGCGACGCGGCCGCGCCCTGCTATGCGTGCGTGTTTCCGGAAGACCAGCCGTTCGAGGAAGTCGCGTGCGCGACGATGGGCGTGTTCGCGCCGACGGTCGGGATCATCGGCGCGATGCAGGCTGCCGAAGCGCTGCGCGTGATCGGCGAAATCGGCACGACGCTCAACGGGCGGCTGATGATGCTCGATTCGCTGCGGATGGAATGGACGACGATGAAAATCGCGCGCCAGGCCGACTGCCCCGTCTGCGGGGGCCGGCACTGACGCGCGAGCGGCATGCGCCTGCCGGCGCATGCATGACACTTCACGGCAATTAGCGGCGACGCGGGCGCCTGAGCAGCCCGAGCGACCTAAGCGGCCGCGTCCGCACGCGGCTCGGCGACCGACAGACGCTGCAGCGCCGCCTGCACTTCCTCCGGCTCGAATGCGGCAAGCACGTCGGCCGTCGGCTTCTCGAGCGCCTTCAGGTGCGCGCGCAGGATCTCCTGCTTCACGACGAGCAACTGGCTCGGGTGCATCGAGAACTCGGTGAGCCCCATCCCGAGCAACAGGCGCGTGAGCGCCGGATCGCCCGCCATCTCCCCGCATACCGACACCGACACGCCCGCGCGCTTCGCTTCGCGCAGCGTATAGGAGATCAGGTGCAGGACGGCCGGATGCAGCGGGTCGTACAGGTGCGCGACCGCGTTGTCCGCGCGGTCGATCGCGAGCGTGTACTGGATCAGGTCGTTCGTGCCGATCGACAGGAAATCGAACCGCTTCAGGAACAGCGGCAGCGCGATCGCCGCGGCCGGAATCTCGATCATCGCGCCGATGCGCACGTTCGGATCGTACGCGAGCCCCGCGTCGTCGAGCTGGCGCTTCGCCTCGCGGATCAGGTCGAGCGACTGGTCGATCTCCTGCGCGTGCGCGAGCATCGGGATCAGGATCTTCACCTGGCCGAACGCGGACGCGCGCAGGATCGCGCGCAACTGCGTGAGGAACATCTGCGGCTCGGACAGGCTCCAGCGGATCGCGCGCAGGCCGAGCGCCGGGTTCGGCGCCGTCTCGTAGCCCTCGTCGAGCGCCTCGAGCGGCTTGTCCGCGCCGACGTCGATCGTGCGGATCGTGACCGGCATGCCCTTCATCCACTCGACGGCCCGCTTGTACGCGGCGAACTGCTCCTCCTCCTCCGGCATCTGCTTCTGATGCATGAACAGGAACTCGGAGCGGAACAGGCCGACGCCGACCGCGCCGGCCTCGACGGCCGCCTTCGCGTCGTCGGGCAGCTCGATGTTCGCGTACAGATCGATCTTGGTGCCGCACAACGTCTGCGTCGGCGAGAATTTCAGACGCTGCAGCTTGCGTTGCTCGAGCAGCTTCTCGGACTGGCGGTACGAATATTCCTCGAGGACGATCGGCGCCGGATCGACGATCACGATGCCCTGGTCGCCGTCGACGATGATCAGGTCGTCCTGGCGGATCAGCGCGCTCGCATGCTGCACGCCGACCGCGGCCGGAATGCCGAGGCTGCGCGCGACGATCGCCGTGTGCGACGTGCGCCCGCCGAGGTCGGTGACGAACGCCTGGAACGACTGAGTCTTGAACTGCATCATGTCGGCCGGCGCGATGTCGTGCGCGACGACGATCATCTCGTTCGTGCCGTTCGCGGCCGCGCGGTCGAGCGCCTGCGACGCGGACGGTGCGCCGGCGAGTGCCTTCAGCACGCGCTCGACCACCTGTTCGATGTCGGCCTTGCGCTCGCGCAGGTATTCGTCCTCGATGTCGTCGAAATGGCGCGTGAGCAATTCGAGCTGCTCGGTCAGCGCCCACTCGACGTTGTAGCGGCGCGTGCGGATCAGGTCGATGGTTTCCTGCACGAGCATCGCGTCGCTCAGGATCATCATGTGGACGTCGATGAATGCGCCGACTTCGCTCGGGGTGTCGTCGGTCAGGTCGGCGCGCAACGCTTCGAGTTCGCGATGCACGACTTCGAGCGCCGTGCGGAAACGCTCGACCTCGGCGTCGATCTGGTTCGCCTCGACCAGGTAATGGGCGACGTCGAGCGCCGCCGGCGCGATCAGATACGCTCGCCCGATCGCGATACCTCGTGAGACGGGAATGCCTTGCAGCGTGAAGGACACGCGCACCTCCTCTGTACAAGTAAAGCCGCGGCACACTGCTGCGATGCGCTTATGACCCCGGTTAGTGATTATAAATTCCGCGACTCCCCGCTGACTGCATGCACCGCAGCATTGCGCATTCCGCATCAATGCTTCCGACGAAAAAAATGCCGCGAAATCCGCGGCATTCTGGCTGGAAATGGCAACGATCCCGCGTGACGATCACTGGCCTTCGCCGAATTTGTCGGCGATCAGCTTCAGCAGCGCGTCCATCGCTTCCCGCTCGTCGGACCCTTCGGTCTCGATCGTCACGGTGCTGCCGATGCCCGCCGCCAGCATCATCACGCCCATGATGCTCTTCGCATTGATCTTGCGCCCGTTGCGTGTCATCCAGACTTCCGACTGGAAGTTGCCGGCCAGTTGCGTAAGCTTGGCCGATGCGCGCGCATGGAGCCCCAATTTATTGACGATGGTGGTTTCTTGTTGAAGCATGATTCTCGGTCGGGTCGGTCGGGACCGCCGGCGGCGCGCGCCGGCGGTGCTGTCTAAAACGAAAAACGCGGTGGTCAGTGCGATTCGGTGCGCGGTTGCGGTTCGGGCGGAATCGGCGCGCACTGGCCGCAGCCGGCTTCCGTCGGCGGCGGCGGCGTGCCGGCCGCCACTTCGTGGACGCCCTTCGCGCCGCCGGACAGCGCCTTGTCGACGAGCTTGTCGAGCGGCACGGTGCGGTAGCAGACGGCCCGCACGAGCATCGGCAGGTTCGCGCCCGCCAGCACGCGCACGTTGTCGATCTTCGCGAGCTGGCCCGCGATGTTCGCGGGCGTCGCGCCGTACATGTCGGTCAGCACGACCACGCCGTTCTCTTCCTTGAGCCGTGCGAGTTCCGCGTGCGCGAACGCCATCACCTGGGTCGGATCGCTGTCCGCCGTCACGTCGATACAGCCGATGCGCGCGGGCACGCCGCCGTAGATGTGCGCGATGCAGTCCCGCAGCGCGGTGGCGAGCGGGGCGTGCGCGATGATCAGAATCCCGGCCATGTCAGATCGCTCCCGGCCGCCCCTGGCGGGCCGACGCCCCGCAGCGGGGCAAAGAGCGTAGCGAGTGTGGGAAACGTTTCATGTTCAGCCTTGCAACAGTATCGGCCCGACCGCCGGGCCTTCGGTGCGCCGATCACGGCACCTGGCAAGCGGGCATTGTAGCAGGCCGGTCAAGCTGCTCCGGCGACGGGGGACCTGCGCGGCCGCCGCCGGGGTTGCACGGGAAGGCGGCCTACGCGGCCGCACGCTCCAGCGCGTCGATGAACATCGCGGCGACGTCGAAGCCCGTCTGCTCCATGATCTCGCGGAAGCACGTCGGACTCGTGACGTTCACCTCGGTCAGCCAGTCGCCGATCGCATCGAGGCCGACCAGCAGCAGCCCGCGCGACGCGAGCACGGGCCCGAGCGTCCCGGCGATCTCGCGATCGCGCGCGGTCAGCGGCTGGGCGACACCCAGCCCGCCCGCGGCGAGATTGCCGCGCACCTCGCTGCCCTGCGGAATCCGCGCGAGCGAATACGGCACCGGCTCGCCGCCGATCAGCAGGATGCGCTTGTCGCCGGCCTTGATCTCGGGAATGAACTTCTGCGCCATCACCGAGCGCGTGCCGTCGTGGCTCAGCATCTCGACGATCGAGCCGAGGTTCATGCCGTCGGGCTTCACGCGGAACACGCCCATCCCGCCCATCCCGTCGAGCGGCTTCAGGATCACGTCGCCGTGCTCGGCGTGGAACGCGCGCAGCCGTTTCGCGTCGCGCGTGACGAGCGTGGGCGCGACGAACTGCGGAAACTCGCCGATCGCGAGCTTTTCCGAATGGTCGCGGATCGACTGCGCCTTGTTGAACACGCGTGCGCCCGCACGCTCGGCCAGTTCGAGCAGCCAGGTCGACGTCACGTATTCCATGTCGAACGGCGGATCCTTGCGCATCAGCACCGCGCCGAACGATTCGAGGCGGCGCGCGTCGACGGAACCCGCTTCGAACCAGGTCTCGCGTTGCAGGTCGTCGAGCTCGCCGACGAACGTGATGCGCCGCACGTCGGCCTCGACGGCGGAGCCCGTCCACGCAAGGTGGCGCGGCTCGCACGCGTACACCGCATGCCCGCGCCGCACGGCCTCCGCCATCATCGCGTAGGTCGAATCCTTGTAGATCTTGAAATGCTCGAGCGGGTCGGCGATAAAGAGAATGTCCATGCGAATCCTGTACGTAGCGAAGCCCGGTTAAACCTGGATGGCTTCGGGATCGGTCTTTTCGAGTTCGATCGACGACGCGATCAGCGACAGCCGCGCGACGACGCCGTACATGTAGAAACGGTTCGGCGGCGCGGCACCCGGCTTCGCGCCGGCATCCGGCAGCGCGGTGTGCTCGAAGCCGAGCGGCACGTAGTGCATGCCGGGCGCGTTCAGGTTCTGGTCGCGCTCGCGGCCGCCGTGCGTGCGGTAGAAACCGCCGACCACGTAGCGGTCGATCATGTACACGACGGGCTCGGCCACTTCGTCGCCGACGCGCTCGAACGTATAGACACCTTCCTGCACGATCACGTCGCGCACCGCGAGGCCGGCCTTCGACTCGGCCATCTGCGCGCGCTCGGCCTTCGACATGCGGCCGATCTCGGCCGCATCGTGCACGGTCATCACGCCGCGCCCCGCCGTGCCCGCGTCGGCCTTCACGACGACGAACGGCTTCTCGCTGATCCCGTATTCGCGGTACTTGCGCGCGATCTTCTTCAGCACGCCGTCGATCGCGTCGGCGAGCGCCTGCTCGCCTTCATGGCCCTGCCAGTCGACACCCTCGACGTGCGCGAAATACGGATTCACCATCCACGGGTCGACGCCGACCATCTTCGCGAACTTCTTCGCGACGTCGTCGTAGCACGAGAAGTGCGTCGACTTGCGGCGCACGGCCCAGCCCGCGTGCAGCGGCGGCAGCAGGTACTGCTCGTGCAGGTTTTCCAGCACGGCCGGGATGCCGGCCGACAGGTCGTTGTTCAGCAGGATCGAGCACGGATCGAAATTCTTCAGGCCGAGGCGGCGCTGCGAACGCTCGAGCGGCTCGAGCACGATCTTCTGGCCGTCGGCCAGCGTGATCGGCGTCATGTCGGTGATGCTCGGGTCGAGCGAGCCGAAGCGCACGTTCAGGCCGGCCTGGCGCATGATCGTCGCGAGGCGCGCGACGTTTTCCAGGTAGAACGCGTTGCGGGTCGGCAGCTCCGGAATCACGAGCAGGTTCTTCGCGTCCGGGCAGATCTTCTCGATCGCGGCCATCGCGGCCTGCACGGCGAGCGGCAGCACTTCGGACGGCAGATTGTTGAACGCGCCGGGGAACAGGTTCGCGTCGACGGGGGCCAGCTTGAAGCCGGCGTTGCGCAGGTCCACCGAACAATAGAACGGCGGGGTATGTTCCTGCCATTCGAGCCTGAACCAGCGTTCGATCGCAGGCGTCGCGTCGAGGATCTTCTGCTCGAGTTCGAGCAGCGGACCGTTCAACGCGGTAACGAGGTGGGGAACCATGAATCACTCGCGAGCGGGAGAATGAAGATTGTAGAGCAATTGCCCTGCCCATTTGGGGATTGTTCCCGGCTTCGCAAGGGTTTGGAGGAAGTTTTCGGCTATTGACCCGATAGCGCGAAGGGTTATGCGCTACGGCAGCAGGCGGCAGGAGAAAAAAAGCCCGCCGGGTGGGCGGGCCGAAGTCGCTGCGCTCATTCGTGGCGGGCGCCGTCTCCGCGGCGGCCCGCCGTGTATCCTTATGACTTATTCGACATGCTCGCCATGCAGGATCACGTCGAGGCCTTCGCGCTCTTCCTCTTCGGACACGCGCAGGCCCATCGTCAGGTCGATCAGCTTCAGCAGCACGAAGCTCAGCACGCCGCTGTAGACCAGCGTGATCAGCACGCCCTTCGCCTGCAGCAGCAGGCTGCCGTCGGCGCCGCCGATGTCCTTGACCGCGAACACGCCCGTCAGCAGCGCGCCGAGAATTCCGCCCACGCCGTGCACGCCGAACGCATCGAGCGAATCGTCGTAGCCGAGCTTCGACTTGAGCCACGTCGCCGACCAGAAGCAGACGACGCCCGCCGCGATGCCGATCACGAGCGCACCCGCCACGCCGACGAAGCCGGCCGCCGGCGTGATCGCCACGAGACCCGCGACCGCACCCGACACGATGCCGAGCACCGACGGCTTGCCCTTCGCGACCCACTCGGCAAACATCCAGCCGAGCGCCGCGCAGGCCGTCGCCACTTGCGTGGTCAGCATCGCGAAGCCGGCACGACCGTCAGCCGCAACCGCCGAACCCGCGTTGAAGCCGAACCAGCCGACCCACAGCATCGAGCCGCCGATCATCGTCAGCACGAGGTTGTGCGGCGCCATCGATTCGCGGCCGTAGCCGACGCGCTTGCCGAGCACCAGGCACGACATCAGGCCCGCGATACCGGCGTTGATGTGCACCACCGTGCCGCCCGCGAAGTCGAGCACGCCGTCCGACGACAGCCAGCCGGTCGGCTCCCACACCATGTGCGCGATCGGCACATAGACGATCAGCGACCAGAGCGTCATGAACACCAGCATCGCCGAGAACTTCATCCGGTCGGCGAACGCGCCGCAGATCAGTGCCGGCGTGATGATCGCGAACGTCATCTGATAGACGAAGTAGACCGATTCCGGAATCGTCGGCGCGAGGTGGCTGACGGTCAGCGTCGTCGCCTTGTCGCCGTGGATGTAGTTCATCCCGTGCAGGAACGCGCGCGACATGCCGCCGATGAAGCCGTTGCCCGGCGTGAACGCGAGGCTGTAGCCGACCACCGTCCACAGCACCGTGATCAGCGCGGTGATCGCGAAGCTCTGCATCACGGTCGCGAGCACGTTCTTCTTGCGGACCATGCCCGCGTAGAACAGCGCGAGGCCGGGGACCGTCATGAACAGCACGAGCGCGGTGGAGGTCAGCATCCACGCGGTGTCGCCCGAGTTGATCTTCGACGAATCGACGGAGAACGGCGCGGTCGGCGCAGCGGGTGCGGCCGGCGCGGACGCGGCAGCGGCGGCCGATGCGTCGGCGGCGCCCGAAGCCGGTGCGGCGGCAGCGGCGGATGCGTCAGGCGCGGCGCTCGCCGTCGCGGCGGGTGCAGCGGCAGCGGATGCGTCGGGAGCCGAAGCGGCGGGCGCGGACGCAGCCGCGGCGGACGCCGCGTCGTCGGCGAGCGCGGGGCCGACGCCGGCCGCGATAAGCGAGCCGGCCATCAGCAGGGACATCAGAAGTTTGCGCATCTTGGATTTCCTCTTGTCGCTTGTCTTGTCTGTTCTGTTACAGCGCGTCAGCGCCGGTCTCCCCGGTGCGAATCCGGATCACTTGTTCGATCGGCGTGACGAAGATCTTGCCGTCGCCGATCTTGCCGGTGCGCGCGGCCCGCTCGATCGCCTCGACCGCCTGGTCGACGAGATCGTCGGACACGGCCGCCTCGATCTTCATCTTCGGCAGGAAATCGACCACGTATTCGGCGCCGCGATACAGCTCGGTATGCCCCTTCTGGCGCCCGAACCCTTTCACCTCCGTCACCGTGATGCCGGAGACGCCGAGCGCCGACAGCGCTTCGCGCGTCTCATCGAGCTTGAACGGCTTGATGATTGCGGTAATGAGTTTCATGAAGTCCTCTCGCTGGGTTGTCCCGTCGAATTGGTTGGAATGTTGTAACGGACTCTTCTCAGCAACTCGCATGCCATGTTCGTCCGAGCGCCGTCTCGAACGGCTCTGTAACGGGGTCGCATCCCGTGATGTAAGGTGCGGAAGCCCGGCCGAATGGCCAACGTGGCCCGGTTTGCTGGCGCGGCGAAAGGATCGTTGCTAGAGTGCACGCACGTCCCGGATCGACGGGACATTCACCCATGCGGGCGCCATGCCCGGAATTCGCGCTCCGGGCGCACCATTTCCGGTCATGCGTGCATCATGGGCACGTACGCAACTGAAGATGCACATTTTTTGTGCAAGGAAGGGGAATCACATGAAGCAACCCAGCGACGTTTTCAACGATCTGCAGTCGCGTGTCAGCGACCTGCTGAAAAACTCGCCGGCCAAGGACGTCGAGCGCAACGTGAAGGCCATGCTGTCGCAAGGCTTCTCGAAGCTCGACCTCGTCACGCGTGAGGAATTCGACACGCAGGCGCAGGTGCTCGCCCGCACCCGCGTGCGCCTCGAGGAACTCGAAAAGCGCGTCGCGGAGCTCGAGCAGAAGCTCGCGGCGCCGCAGGCCTGACGCCCGTCACCCGACCGCAAGGTCCGGGCGCGGGCCGCCTCGCGCGGCCCGCGCCCGCCACCCCGAAGCCGTTCCGCCGTTCTTCGTAGTCCGTCGTTCTTCGCCATACCCCCGCTCTTCGCAACACCCCCGCTCTTCGCTGTCCCTCGTTCTTCGCTGTCCCCCGCTCTTCGCATTTCGTCGTTCCGCAGTGCCTCGTTCTTTCCCGCGCCACGCCGGCAAGCGCGCACCGATTCCTCCGATTTCCGCGGCATGCGGCCCCGAACGGCCGTCGCCCGTCTGTTTACAGGAGCCTCGCCATGTCACTCGCCGTGGTGCGCAGTCGCGCGCCCGCATCCGGCCGCGCGCCGGACGTCACCGTCGAAGTCCATCTGGCCAACGGATTGCCGTCGTTCGCGATCGTCGGCCTGCCCGATCTCGAAGTCCGCGAAAGCCGCGAGCGCGTCCGCGCCGCGCTGCAGAACTGCGGATTCGAATTCCCCGTGCGCCGCATCACAGTCAACCTCGCGCCGGCCGATCTGCCGAAAGAGTCGGGCCGGTTCGACCTGCCGATCGCGCTCGGCATACTCGCCGCGAACGGCCAGATCCCGGCCGACGCGCTGGCCGGCCGCGAATTCGCAGGCGAGCTGTCGCTGACCGGCGCGCTGCGGCCGATGCGCGGCGCGTTCGCGATGGCGTGCGGCGCGGCGCGCGACTGGCGCACGGGCGAAACCGGAGCGGGCCTCGGTTCCGGCCCAGGCCCGGATTCCGGCGCCCTGTCCGGCGCCACGGGAACGTCGCGGCCGCCCGAGCTGTACCTGCCACTCGACAGCGCGGCCGAGGCGGCGCTCGTGCCGGGCGTCACCGTGTTCGGCGCGCCCGACCTGCCCGCGTTGTGCGCGCACCTCGCGGATGCGCCCGACGGGCGGCTTGCGCCGGTCGCGACGCCCTGTCTCGACGGCCTGCCGGCACCGGCCGCACCCGACCTCGCGGACGTGGTCGGCCAGCGCGGCGCCCGGCGCGCGCTCGAAGTCGCCGCCGCGGGCGGTCACCACATGCTGATGGTCGGGCCGCCGGGGGCCGGCAAGTCGATGCTCGCCGCGCGGCTGCCTGGCCTCCTGCCGCCGCTGACCGACGATGAGGCGCTGACGTCGGCCGCGCTCCTTTCCGCGAGCCGCATCGGCTTCTCGCCCGCGCAGTGGCGCCGGCGGCCGTTCCGCGCGCCGCATCACTCGTCGAGCGCCGCCGCGCTGGTCGGCGGCCGCAACCCGCCGCAACCGGGCGAAATCACGCTCGCGCACCTCGGCGTGCTGTTCCTCGACGAATTGCCGGAATTCGACCGGCACGTGCTCGAGATGCTGCGCGAGCCGCTGGAAGCCGGCCGCATCACGATCTCGCGCGCGGCGCAGCAGGCCGATTTCCCGGCCGCATGCCAGTTGATCGCCGCGATGAACCCGTGCCCGTGCGGCTGGCACGGCGATCCGTCCGGGCGCTGCCGCTGCACGCCGGACGTCGCCGCGCGCTACCTGCGCAAGCTGTCGGGGCCGCTCGTCGACCGCATCGACATTCAGATCGACCTGCCCGCGCTGTCGCCGGCCGAACTCGCGTCGCGCGCGTCGACGCCCGGCGAGCCGAGCGCCGCGGTGGCCGCGCGGGTCGCGCAGGCGCGCGCGCTGCAGCTCGACCGGCAGGGCAAGACGAATCACATGCTGAGCGGCCGCGAGACCGACGACCTGTGCCGGCCGACCGACGAAGGCGAGCGGCTGCTGCGCGAGGCCGGCGAGCGCTTCGGCTGGTCGGCGCGTGCGTATTTCCGCGTGCTGAAGGTCGCGCGGACAATCGCCGACCTGGCCGGCGACCCGCTGCCGACGGCCGCGCAGATCGCCGAGGCGATTCGTTATCGACGCGTGCTCACGGCGCTCTGAACGCCGTCCGAGGACAAAAACATGCTGTCAAGACTTGACTTATGCACAATTTCGCGAATCCGGCCCCGGATTGCAGCTCGCCGGGGCCCGTTCGGCCGGGAATCCATATCTCTTTGTTTTTATTGATTTTTCTCAATATGAGAGCAAGCGGCAAAACGAGCCGGAGGGCCGTCCGGTGCGGCTCGGCGGGTCATCCGGCCGACTTTTCAACAAAGTTATCCACATGCGCTGTGGATAGTCGAAAAACCCTCGCAAAATCCGGCGATTAGCGTCGAAAGCTGCGAATGAACTTTCAGTTGTCACACGGTGTCTGAGCGCCCTCGCCGGCCGCCATCAGTCGAGTTTGAACGAGCCGAAAAACTGGTCGAACTGCTC
Proteins encoded in this window:
- a CDS encoding HesA/MoeB/ThiF family protein — encoded protein: MNDDQLLRYSRHILVDEIGIEAQQRFLDAHAIVVGAGGLGSPAAMYLAASGVGTITLVDADTVDLTNLQRQILHVTASVGRSKVESGRDALAQLNPEVKVNAVAERVDDAWLDAHVPRATVVLDCTDNFATRHAINRACVAHGVPLVSGAALRFDGQISTFDFRDAAAPCYACVFPEDQPFEEVACATMGVFAPTVGIIGAMQAAEALRVIGEIGTTLNGRLMMLDSLRMEWTTMKIARQADCPVCGGRH
- the ptsP gene encoding phosphoenolpyruvate--protein phosphotransferase codes for the protein MSFTLQGIPVSRGIAIGRAYLIAPAALDVAHYLVEANQIDAEVERFRTALEVVHRELEALRADLTDDTPSEVGAFIDVHMMILSDAMLVQETIDLIRTRRYNVEWALTEQLELLTRHFDDIEDEYLRERKADIEQVVERVLKALAGAPSASQALDRAAANGTNEMIVVAHDIAPADMMQFKTQSFQAFVTDLGGRTSHTAIVARSLGIPAAVGVQHASALIRQDDLIIVDGDQGIVIVDPAPIVLEEYSYRQSEKLLEQRKLQRLKFSPTQTLCGTKIDLYANIELPDDAKAAVEAGAVGVGLFRSEFLFMHQKQMPEEEEQFAAYKRAVEWMKGMPVTIRTIDVGADKPLEALDEGYETAPNPALGLRAIRWSLSEPQMFLTQLRAILRASAFGQVKILIPMLAHAQEIDQSLDLIREAKRQLDDAGLAYDPNVRIGAMIEIPAAAIALPLFLKRFDFLSIGTNDLIQYTLAIDRADNAVAHLYDPLHPAVLHLISYTLREAKRAGVSVSVCGEMAGDPALTRLLLGMGLTEFSMHPSQLLVVKQEILRAHLKALEKPTADVLAAFEPEEVQAALQRLSVAEPRADAAA
- a CDS encoding HPr family phosphocarrier protein, with translation MLQQETTIVNKLGLHARASAKLTQLAGNFQSEVWMTRNGRKINAKSIMGVMMLAAGIGSTVTIETEGSDEREAMDALLKLIADKFGEGQ
- a CDS encoding PTS sugar transporter subunit IIA; this encodes MAGILIIAHAPLATALRDCIAHIYGGVPARIGCIDVTADSDPTQVMAFAHAELARLKEENGVVVLTDMYGATPANIAGQLAKIDNVRVLAGANLPMLVRAVCYRTVPLDKLVDKALSGGAKGVHEVAAGTPPPPTEAGCGQCAPIPPEPQPRTESH
- the gshB gene encoding glutathione synthase is translated as MDILFIADPLEHFKIYKDSTYAMMAEAVRRGHAVYACEPRHLAWTGSAVEADVRRITFVGELDDLQRETWFEAGSVDARRLESFGAVLMRKDPPFDMEYVTSTWLLELAERAGARVFNKAQSIRDHSEKLAIGEFPQFVAPTLVTRDAKRLRAFHAEHGDVILKPLDGMGGMGVFRVKPDGMNLGSIVEMLSHDGTRSVMAQKFIPEIKAGDKRILLIGGEPVPYSLARIPQGSEVRGNLAAGGLGVAQPLTARDREIAGTLGPVLASRGLLLVGLDAIGDWLTEVNVTSPTCFREIMEQTGFDVAAMFIDALERAAA
- the gshA gene encoding glutamate--cysteine ligase, whose protein sequence is MVPHLVTALNGPLLELEQKILDATPAIERWFRLEWQEHTPPFYCSVDLRNAGFKLAPVDANLFPGAFNNLPSEVLPLAVQAAMAAIEKICPDAKNLLVIPELPTRNAFYLENVARLATIMRQAGLNVRFGSLDPSITDMTPITLADGQKIVLEPLERSQRRLGLKNFDPCSILLNNDLSAGIPAVLENLHEQYLLPPLHAGWAVRRKSTHFSCYDDVAKKFAKMVGVDPWMVNPYFAHVEGVDWQGHEGEQALADAIDGVLKKIARKYREYGISEKPFVVVKADAGTAGRGVMTVHDAAEIGRMSKAERAQMAESKAGLAVRDVIVQEGVYTFERVGDEVAEPVVYMIDRYVVGGFYRTHGGRERDQNLNAPGMHYVPLGFEHTALPDAGAKPGAAPPNRFYMYGVVARLSLIASSIELEKTDPEAIQV
- a CDS encoding ammonium transporter; translated protein: MRKLLMSLLMAGSLIAAGVGPALADDAASAAAASAPAASAPDASAAAAPAATASAAPDASAAAAAPASGAADASAAAAASAPAAPAAPTAPFSVDSSKINSGDTAWMLTSTALVLFMTVPGLALFYAGMVRKKNVLATVMQSFAITALITVLWTVVGYSLAFTPGNGFIGGMSRAFLHGMNYIHGDKATTLTVSHLAPTIPESVYFVYQMTFAIITPALICGAFADRMKFSAMLVFMTLWSLIVYVPIAHMVWEPTGWLSSDGVLDFAGGTVVHINAGIAGLMSCLVLGKRVGYGRESMAPHNLVLTMIGGSMLWVGWFGFNAGSAVAADGRAGFAMLTTQVATACAALGWMFAEWVAKGKPSVLGIVSGAVAGLVAITPAAGFVGVAGALVIGIAAGVVCFWSATWLKSKLGYDDSLDAFGVHGVGGILGALLTGVFAVKDIGGADGSLLLQAKGVLITLVYSGVLSFVLLKLIDLTMGLRVSEEEEREGLDVILHGEHVE
- a CDS encoding P-II family nitrogen regulator, giving the protein MKLITAIIKPFKLDETREALSALGVSGITVTEVKGFGRQKGHTELYRGAEYVVDFLPKMKIEAAVSDDLVDQAVEAIERAARTGKIGDGKIFVTPIEQVIRIRTGETGADAL
- a CDS encoding accessory factor UbiK family protein, encoding MKQPSDVFNDLQSRVSDLLKNSPAKDVERNVKAMLSQGFSKLDLVTREEFDTQAQVLARTRVRLEELEKRVAELEQKLAAPQA
- a CDS encoding YifB family Mg chelatase-like AAA ATPase; the encoded protein is MSLAVVRSRAPASGRAPDVTVEVHLANGLPSFAIVGLPDLEVRESRERVRAALQNCGFEFPVRRITVNLAPADLPKESGRFDLPIALGILAANGQIPADALAGREFAGELSLTGALRPMRGAFAMACGAARDWRTGETGAGLGSGPGPDSGALSGATGTSRPPELYLPLDSAAEAALVPGVTVFGAPDLPALCAHLADAPDGRLAPVATPCLDGLPAPAAPDLADVVGQRGARRALEVAAAGGHHMLMVGPPGAGKSMLAARLPGLLPPLTDDEALTSAALLSASRIGFSPAQWRRRPFRAPHHSSSAAALVGGRNPPQPGEITLAHLGVLFLDELPEFDRHVLEMLREPLEAGRITISRAAQQADFPAACQLIAAMNPCPCGWHGDPSGRCRCTPDVAARYLRKLSGPLVDRIDIQIDLPALSPAELASRASTPGEPSAAVAARVAQARALQLDRQGKTNHMLSGRETDDLCRPTDEGERLLREAGERFGWSARAYFRVLKVARTIADLAGDPLPTAAQIAEAIRYRRVLTAL